The Leadbettera azotonutricia ZAS-9 genome has a window encoding:
- a CDS encoding zinc-dependent alcohol dehydrogenase, protein MKALKFLGGGKSAIEDVPIPQPGPGEALIKIAVSAICGSERRDYLNGCDFISGHEFAGEVAEINNCRNVKPGDRVSINVIKGCGECLYCQTGSPQLCHDSAGCAGGHAEYAVVAERCCLPLPKNMPWDIGVLLGGDTFGVAHRAVSKLPSGTGKIAVVSGAGPIGIGVSLMLKYCGYYVLAVESIDRRRNFILNEIGVNEACDPAKTDIKKRLFDLYGQIGPDVVIECSGNAEAQKNALSWVKAGGTVVFCGENTKGLTIIPSVDIIHKEVTLTGAFYFNKNDFYNLCRLYSLGFDPLKAVGQKVPLDESPQAFESFFGGQAGKILLTRI, encoded by the coding sequence ATGAAGGCATTAAAATTTTTAGGCGGTGGTAAATCCGCAATAGAAGATGTTCCCATACCTCAGCCAGGCCCCGGCGAAGCGCTTATAAAAATTGCCGTTTCCGCAATCTGTGGCAGCGAACGGCGCGATTATCTCAATGGCTGTGATTTTATTTCCGGCCATGAGTTTGCCGGTGAAGTTGCTGAAATAAACAATTGCAGGAATGTTAAACCGGGAGATCGTGTATCTATTAATGTAATAAAGGGCTGCGGGGAATGTTTGTATTGCCAAACCGGCAGTCCGCAATTGTGCCATGATTCTGCAGGTTGTGCGGGGGGGCATGCTGAATATGCAGTTGTTGCAGAACGCTGCTGTCTTCCACTTCCCAAAAATATGCCATGGGATATCGGTGTTCTATTAGGGGGCGATACATTTGGAGTAGCCCATCGTGCTGTGTCAAAGCTGCCTTCCGGTACTGGAAAGATAGCGGTGGTGAGTGGGGCCGGCCCTATCGGTATTGGCGTATCGCTGATGTTGAAATATTGTGGTTATTATGTTCTGGCTGTAGAGTCAATAGATAGGAGACGGAATTTTATTCTTAATGAAATTGGCGTCAATGAAGCATGTGATCCTGCAAAAACAGATATCAAGAAAAGGCTTTTTGATTTGTACGGGCAAATAGGCCCTGATGTTGTGATTGAATGTTCTGGCAATGCAGAGGCTCAGAAAAATGCGTTGTCCTGGGTAAAAGCGGGTGGTACTGTAGTTTTTTGCGGGGAAAATACTAAAGGGCTGACTATTATACCGTCTGTAGATATTATTCATAAAGAAGTTACCCTTACCGGGGCTTTTTACTTTAATAAAAATGATTTCTACAATCTCTGCCGGCTTTATTCGCTCGGTTTCGATCCTTTGAAAGCAGTCGGCCAAAAAGTACCGTTGGATGAATCCCCACAGGCATTTGAAAGTTTTTTTGGCGGCCAAGCAGGGAAAATACTGTTAACAAGAATATGA
- a CDS encoding ABC transporter substrate-binding protein, with translation MKKICSSLALILAIAAMVFVTQNAFAGGGSASSGKPTLSVMWMTNIQPNTLAHEEGFAKKYPQYGFNMVRYPSEDLKTQTRLAFQSGAAPDVSQTNAGSDFMEYVDNGFVLDITDEYFKRGWDKRTYPEFQQANSKNGRVYGISFAGMHLWQTVYYNKTKLDAAGIKIPNKITIEDFVKVAAQVKASGMQPIAFGDKDGWPAILMIGDYLLQASDPSLIDRLNNGQAHWDTASETRAAVDAMVRLAQGGGFVPGWESQDHTAAIQSFVGGVSAMLYMGTWWSGNVEGGLEALTFELGSFSLPLINSSSSIKGTQFWSDSTIFINSKTKNVQAAYDFVDYLVSEDYARAQMKDSGTFTFNPTVNQHLDLAPIFMTEPLTMQASLPKMGYMDHAVPVPTIEVIKVELQKAMTGAESVDQALKNIEASHAAERTRR, from the coding sequence ATGAAGAAAATCTGTAGTTCTTTGGCTTTGATCCTGGCAATAGCAGCCATGGTCTTTGTAACCCAGAATGCCTTCGCAGGCGGCGGCTCAGCATCATCGGGCAAACCGACATTATCTGTCATGTGGATGACCAATATCCAGCCAAATACCTTGGCACATGAAGAGGGGTTTGCCAAAAAGTATCCGCAATACGGTTTTAATATGGTTCGCTATCCCAGCGAAGATTTGAAAACCCAGACTAGGCTTGCCTTCCAGTCAGGTGCTGCTCCGGATGTTAGCCAGACCAATGCGGGTTCGGATTTTATGGAGTATGTGGACAATGGCTTCGTATTGGATATTACCGACGAATATTTTAAACGGGGCTGGGACAAGAGAACCTATCCTGAATTTCAGCAAGCCAATTCAAAGAATGGCAGAGTGTATGGAATAAGCTTTGCAGGTATGCACCTTTGGCAGACCGTTTATTACAACAAGACCAAGCTTGATGCCGCAGGTATTAAGATCCCCAATAAGATTACTATTGAAGATTTTGTAAAAGTGGCTGCCCAGGTAAAAGCAAGCGGCATGCAGCCTATTGCATTTGGCGATAAAGACGGATGGCCCGCAATCCTTATGATCGGTGATTATCTGCTGCAAGCCAGTGATCCTTCCCTCATTGATCGCCTGAATAACGGGCAGGCCCATTGGGATACTGCTTCCGAAACCAGGGCTGCTGTTGATGCCATGGTCCGCCTTGCCCAGGGCGGCGGTTTTGTCCCCGGCTGGGAATCCCAGGATCATACTGCTGCGATCCAGTCCTTTGTAGGCGGCGTCAGTGCAATGCTGTATATGGGTACCTGGTGGTCCGGAAATGTTGAGGGCGGCCTTGAAGCCCTAACTTTTGAGTTGGGATCCTTTTCCTTGCCTTTGATTAATTCCAGTTCAAGCATCAAAGGAACTCAGTTCTGGAGCGATAGTACTATCTTCATCAATTCGAAGACCAAGAATGTGCAAGCCGCGTATGACTTTGTTGATTATCTTGTCAGCGAAGATTATGCCCGGGCCCAGATGAAAGACAGCGGTACTTTTACCTTTAATCCTACTGTTAACCAACATCTTGATTTGGCTCCGATTTTTATGACTGAACCCCTTACCATGCAGGCTAGCCTGCCCAAGATGGGGTATATGGATCATGCTGTACCAGTCCCAACCATTGAGGTTATCAAGGTTGAACTGCAAAAGGCTATGACCGGAGCAGAAAGTGTCGATCAGGCTTTAAAGAATATTGAAGCCTCCCATGCCGCAGAAAGGACACGACGTTAG
- a CDS encoding carbohydrate ABC transporter permease: protein MKKRNYTPYLFILPAAAMLILFLYYPIAGALETSLNDWSGMGPKKFIGLGNYAHLLTDETFWHSLRLTFLWVLLSVVILPIGGLILAMLVEYTTTARVMAGLSRTILFMPMMMSLVAVGLLWSLIFNPTLGLLNALLVRINLINPMEPLNLLGTANTAIFAAFFPAVWQWSGFGMVIISAALMNIPQELLEAAAVDGASRPKQFFRIILPLLMPTIFTCATLHLIGGFKAFDLIYTMTAGGPGGATMVSALYIFRQAFVDNKFGYSTAIAVVIFIMIFIFTYVFNKLNEKVRENVGY from the coding sequence ATGAAGAAAAGGAATTATACACCCTATTTGTTTATTCTCCCTGCAGCGGCAATGCTGATACTATTTTTATATTATCCTATAGCTGGCGCTCTGGAAACTTCCCTGAATGATTGGAGCGGCATGGGGCCTAAGAAATTCATCGGCCTGGGAAATTATGCCCACCTTCTGACGGATGAAACTTTTTGGCATTCCCTGCGGCTCACTTTTTTATGGGTGCTTTTGAGTGTCGTGATTCTTCCTATCGGTGGCCTTATTCTGGCAATGCTGGTTGAATATACCACTACAGCGCGGGTAATGGCTGGCTTAAGCAGGACCATTCTTTTCATGCCCATGATGATGTCCCTGGTGGCTGTGGGGTTGCTGTGGTCTCTCATTTTCAATCCGACCTTGGGTTTGTTAAACGCCTTATTGGTTAGAATTAATTTGATTAATCCCATGGAGCCGCTGAACCTGCTGGGTACAGCCAATACCGCGATATTTGCCGCTTTTTTTCCTGCGGTTTGGCAATGGTCCGGATTTGGCATGGTGATTATATCGGCAGCCCTGATGAATATCCCGCAGGAGCTTTTGGAGGCGGCTGCCGTGGACGGAGCCAGCAGGCCTAAACAATTTTTCCGTATTATATTGCCCCTGCTGATGCCAACCATATTTACCTGCGCTACTCTCCATCTGATTGGAGGTTTTAAGGCCTTTGACTTAATTTATACCATGACTGCCGGAGGGCCCGGCGGCGCTACCATGGTTTCTGCTTTGTATATATTCCGGCAAGCCTTTGTTGATAACAAATTTGGATATTCCACGGCCATCGCGGTTGTTATATTTATAATGATATTTATTTTTACCTATGTTTTCAATAAGTTGAATGAGAAGGTCAGAGAGAATGTCGGTTATTAG
- a CDS encoding carbohydrate ABC transporter permease — protein MNSFRTNNELYTNPLGLPTGLDFSVFVRAWDRGHFSYALRNSIILTVTTVIITVVLSSLAAYPLARMQFKGRGFLYMAIISGQMVSAQIILIPLFVLFRDMHLLGTLGSVMLAVAAGSIPFSTLLFVNAFREIPKEIDDSTEIDGCSRLQYFFRILLPLTMPIFASVIIFQALGVWNEYLLSLTFLSQQRSRTITLELKNFFGAYQSDWPGVFAALTMTVVPVLILYLFLQKYFIKGLTAGAVKG, from the coding sequence ATGAATTCATTCAGGACCAATAATGAATTGTATACAAATCCCCTGGGCTTGCCGACCGGTTTGGATTTTAGCGTTTTTGTCCGGGCATGGGATAGGGGCCATTTTAGTTATGCTTTGAGAAATTCCATTATCCTTACCGTGACAACGGTAATTATTACGGTAGTATTATCTTCTCTCGCCGCATATCCTCTGGCCCGTATGCAGTTTAAGGGGCGGGGTTTTTTATATATGGCCATTATCAGCGGCCAAATGGTGTCGGCCCAGATAATTTTGATCCCTCTGTTTGTATTGTTCCGCGATATGCATCTATTGGGCACTTTGGGGTCTGTTATGCTTGCTGTAGCTGCGGGGAGCATTCCCTTTTCTACATTGCTCTTTGTAAATGCCTTTCGGGAAATACCCAAGGAAATAGATGATTCCACTGAAATCGATGGCTGCTCCCGGCTGCAGTATTTTTTCCGTATTCTGCTGCCCCTTACGATGCCTATATTTGCCAGCGTGATCATTTTTCAGGCCCTGGGTGTCTGGAATGAATATTTGCTGTCCTTGACTTTCCTTAGCCAGCAACGTTCCCGCACCATAACCCTGGAATTGAAGAATTTCTTCGGCGCATATCAAAGCGATTGGCCCGGGGTTTTTGCAGCATTGACCATGACTGTTGTGCCGGTACTGATATTGTATTTATTTTTGCAGAAATATTTTATTAAAGGCCTCACTGCGGGTGCGGTAAAAGGTTAG
- a CDS encoding Gfo/Idh/MocA family protein produces the protein MKHTIVQAGLGSRGKIHLKGILENPDRFELLGIFDPKPEAVKLAVEKFNVKCPVFSSAEEMLSKTKAEVFAFVTHPEIRMEYVKLGAKYNVKGLSFEKPMAVSLADAREMAKICSAHKIKAIISHQQKYMTQMQQMYNVVRSGVIGEPELIRIFMRPWASQLGTHFVDYALWANGGVGAEWVVGHAHGRTKLSDNHPSPDFLFGEARLKNGATLLIESGYLAPFTMSDEEFWCNNRITVYGKHGYAWAETNGCCGFFTPETKGKVELFQYPKFGIQCEDTQTPYYRDFAEWLDDDKKKHSCNIDISLHGFEIIEGLYKSALENIRVDIPIQGEVKDAIAELKRVLPEQNYPAGFKDGAFYKMGNPF, from the coding sequence ATGAAACATACTATTGTGCAAGCCGGCCTTGGAAGCCGGGGAAAGATCCATCTTAAAGGCATTCTGGAAAACCCCGATCGCTTTGAACTTTTGGGTATTTTTGATCCCAAGCCGGAAGCAGTAAAACTGGCAGTCGAAAAATTCAATGTCAAATGCCCGGTCTTTTCTTCTGCCGAAGAAATGCTTTCAAAAACCAAGGCCGAGGTTTTTGCTTTTGTCACCCATCCTGAGATCAGGATGGAGTATGTCAAGCTCGGCGCCAAGTACAATGTCAAGGGCCTTTCCTTTGAAAAGCCCATGGCTGTCTCCCTCGCCGATGCCCGTGAAATGGCAAAAATTTGCAGCGCCCACAAAATAAAGGCCATCATCAGCCATCAGCAAAAGTACATGACCCAGATGCAGCAAATGTATAATGTGGTGCGTTCAGGCGTCATAGGCGAGCCTGAATTGATCCGTATCTTTATGCGCCCCTGGGCTTCCCAGCTGGGTACCCACTTCGTGGATTATGCCCTCTGGGCGAACGGGGGCGTAGGCGCCGAATGGGTGGTGGGCCATGCCCACGGCCGCACCAAGCTCAGCGACAACCACCCATCGCCGGATTTTCTTTTTGGCGAAGCCCGCCTAAAAAACGGCGCCACCCTCCTCATCGAAAGCGGATACCTTGCCCCCTTTACCATGAGCGACGAAGAATTCTGGTGCAATAACCGCATTACCGTTTATGGGAAGCACGGTTACGCCTGGGCCGAAACCAATGGCTGCTGCGGCTTCTTCACCCCCGAAACCAAGGGCAAGGTGGAACTCTTCCAGTACCCCAAATTCGGCATCCAGTGTGAAGATACCCAAACCCCCTATTACCGCGACTTTGCCGAATGGCTTGACGATGACAAGAAAAAACATTCCTGCAACATCGACATAAGCCTCCACGGCTTTGAGATCATCGAGGGCCTCTACAAGAGCGCCCTGGAAAACATCCGTGTGGATATTCCCATTCAAGGCGAAGTGAAAGATGCCATCGCGGAACTGAAAAGGGTACTGCCTGAGCAGAACTACCCTGCGGGATTCAAGGACGGGGCTTTTTATAAGATGGGGAATCCATTTTAG
- a CDS encoding sugar phosphate isomerase/epimerase family protein has product MIKLGGPVFMAQQKAAGAGESHGAAGIDPVLLARKHKEKGFTAAYVPQIDAKDTALVMATREAFQKEGVMLSEAGYWENIMDTEAESRAYHRNRQLDSLYLAEEIGAVCSVNIFGSYCHGNGNSQHKALNFTDEAFEAAVEMARYFLDTVKPKTAFFTYEIFPFDITDSVENIERLIKAVDRKQFGVHLDLVNLINCPRAYFSSGDIAKECVRRFGDRIVSCHAKDIKMKEPSISVILEEVLMGQGNIDLKTFMRQIEGLSRPIPFMLEHLKTEAEYDSAAEYVRKTGKELGINL; this is encoded by the coding sequence ATGATTAAACTTGGAGGGCCAGTCTTCATGGCCCAGCAAAAGGCCGCAGGGGCAGGCGAAAGCCACGGCGCGGCAGGGATTGATCCGGTACTTCTTGCAAGGAAACACAAGGAAAAAGGATTCACCGCTGCCTATGTTCCCCAGATCGATGCCAAAGATACCGCCCTTGTCATGGCAACAAGGGAGGCCTTTCAAAAAGAAGGTGTCATGCTTTCGGAAGCAGGCTATTGGGAAAATATTATGGATACCGAAGCGGAAAGCCGGGCTTATCACCGGAACCGCCAGCTTGATTCCCTTTATCTTGCCGAGGAAATCGGCGCCGTCTGTTCGGTGAATATTTTTGGCTCCTACTGCCATGGCAACGGCAATTCCCAGCATAAAGCCCTGAATTTTACCGACGAAGCATTCGAGGCAGCAGTGGAGATGGCCCGCTATTTCCTTGATACCGTCAAACCCAAGACTGCCTTTTTCACGTACGAAATTTTTCCTTTTGATATTACAGATTCGGTTGAAAATATCGAACGGCTTATCAAAGCGGTGGATCGCAAGCAATTCGGCGTCCACCTGGATCTGGTAAATCTTATCAACTGTCCCAGGGCATATTTTTCCTCCGGCGATATAGCCAAGGAATGCGTACGCCGTTTCGGCGACCGGATCGTGTCCTGCCATGCAAAAGATATCAAGATGAAGGAACCCTCCATCAGCGTGATTCTGGAAGAAGTGCTCATGGGCCAGGGAAATATAGATCTTAAAACCTTTATGCGGCAGATTGAGGGACTTTCCCGTCCCATCCCCTTTATGCTGGAACATCTTAAAACTGAAGCTGAATATGACAGCGCTGCAGAATATGTACGCAAAACCGGAAAAGAACTGGGTATAAATCTATAA
- a CDS encoding ROK family transcriptional regulator: MPYDKKLNQFQIAQTNKYNVFRCISREGPINRSAIAKRLELSIPTVMAIVDDLFEKKTVRSEGKVESGVGKQPEILAIEPEAFYSIGVDIGRSTVRIIVNNAAGKQTASMKEPTGDPFPEKEFITHVKKLMLKFVKKLKIDPARILGAGMAMPGLIEKGTGKLIVAPDFGWKDIPLQDWLQAGVPYPVLVKNSTHALAVNESQALGTDEIQTTFCVNLGYGIGAAIITGETLNDGAGGISGELGHCVVDRDGPLCKCGNRGCLEAVSSGEAIARQAQTIISHHARSKIAELCGGNASLIDTKMVFEAARKGDEPALKIINYAAVNIGIGVSMAVNILDPDRVVICGGLMCGDSTFLDKIKASMEEHLVTKANRSVILTAGTMDEYSTAIGASRALTNALWARRTLPI; encoded by the coding sequence ATGCCTTACGACAAGAAGCTTAACCAGTTCCAGATCGCACAGACAAACAAGTACAATGTTTTCAGGTGCATCTCCAGGGAAGGCCCCATCAACAGGTCTGCCATCGCAAAGCGTTTGGAATTGAGTATCCCTACGGTCATGGCTATTGTAGACGATCTCTTCGAAAAGAAAACAGTCCGCTCCGAAGGCAAGGTTGAATCCGGCGTGGGCAAGCAGCCCGAGATCCTCGCCATAGAGCCGGAAGCATTTTATTCCATAGGAGTCGATATAGGCCGCAGTACTGTCCGCATCATTGTGAATAATGCCGCAGGCAAACAAACCGCATCCATGAAGGAGCCTACAGGGGACCCCTTCCCGGAAAAAGAATTCATCACCCATGTAAAAAAGCTCATGCTCAAATTTGTCAAGAAGCTCAAGATCGATCCTGCCCGCATACTCGGCGCAGGCATGGCCATGCCGGGGCTCATCGAAAAGGGCACGGGGAAACTCATCGTAGCCCCCGACTTCGGCTGGAAGGACATACCCCTTCAGGACTGGCTCCAGGCCGGCGTGCCCTATCCGGTGCTGGTAAAAAATTCCACCCATGCCCTGGCGGTGAACGAAAGCCAGGCTCTGGGAACTGACGAAATCCAAACTACCTTCTGCGTAAACCTGGGCTACGGCATAGGCGCTGCCATCATCACCGGCGAAACCCTCAACGACGGCGCTGGGGGAATTTCCGGCGAACTTGGCCACTGCGTGGTTGATCGTGACGGCCCCCTCTGCAAGTGCGGCAACAGGGGCTGCCTCGAAGCGGTCTCTTCGGGCGAAGCCATAGCCCGCCAGGCGCAGACCATTATCTCCCACCATGCCCGATCAAAGATCGCGGAACTCTGCGGGGGCAATGCTTCGCTGATAGACACCAAAATGGTTTTCGAAGCTGCAAGGAAAGGCGATGAACCCGCCCTTAAGATCATCAATTATGCGGCAGTAAACATCGGCATAGGCGTCTCCATGGCAGTCAACATCCTCGATCCCGACAGGGTTGTGATCTGCGGCGGACTCATGTGCGGGGATTCTACATTTCTGGACAAGATAAAAGCCAGCATGGAAGAGCACCTGGTGACCAAAGCCAACCGCAGCGTCATCCTCACCGCTGGGACCATGGATGAATACTCGACTGCCATAGGCGCTTCACGGGCGCTTACCAACGCCCTTTGGGCAAGGCGAACCCTGCCGATATAG
- a CDS encoding sugar phosphate isomerase/epimerase family protein: MSYRLGINLGFAINKYIEPEVWASIVGKDLGLRYVQFVADLLNPFWPKEYIESQIKRILAATKENNIFIESLFTSSFTRVNHLMNPDAEARRLWINWFKSFLDIGSKFGAKNAGSHFGIMTFDTYNNEDKRKFILDEAVKGWQELTFYAKEKGYECLIFEPMSVPREMANTIEETKELLALVNAHSGVPLKVCLDVGHAPHPSQRDPYPWIEELAAVSPIIHLQQTVLHKSNHAPFTAENNKTGIITREKVMETVKKAGCTDALFAFEISHREHWDTDFKIIQDHKESVDYFRAVIKE, from the coding sequence ATGAGCTACCGTCTTGGAATCAATCTTGGCTTTGCCATCAACAAGTACATTGAGCCCGAGGTCTGGGCTTCCATAGTGGGGAAGGACCTGGGCCTCAGGTACGTGCAGTTTGTCGCGGATCTCCTCAACCCCTTTTGGCCCAAGGAATATATCGAAAGCCAAATCAAGCGGATTCTGGCAGCTACGAAAGAAAACAACATTTTTATAGAAAGCCTTTTTACCAGTTCGTTCACCCGTGTTAACCACCTGATGAACCCTGACGCCGAAGCCCGCAGACTCTGGATCAATTGGTTCAAAAGCTTCCTGGATATTGGCAGCAAGTTCGGCGCGAAAAACGCGGGCTCCCATTTTGGGATTATGACTTTTGACACTTATAATAATGAGGACAAGCGCAAATTCATTCTTGACGAGGCTGTCAAAGGCTGGCAGGAGCTGACTTTTTATGCCAAAGAGAAGGGCTATGAATGTCTCATTTTCGAACCCATGAGTGTGCCCCGTGAAATGGCGAACACCATCGAGGAAACAAAAGAGCTCCTGGCCCTGGTGAATGCCCACTCCGGGGTTCCCCTCAAGGTATGCCTTGACGTGGGCCATGCTCCCCATCCTTCCCAGCGGGACCCTTATCCATGGATCGAAGAGTTGGCTGCGGTAAGCCCCATTATACACCTGCAGCAAACGGTGCTGCATAAGTCCAACCATGCCCCTTTTACCGCAGAGAACAACAAAACCGGGATCATAACCCGCGAAAAGGTAATGGAAACCGTAAAAAAGGCGGGCTGCACTGATGCCCTCTTTGCCTTTGAAATTTCCCACCGGGAACATTGGGACACGGATTTTAAGATTATCCAGGATCATAAAGAAAGCGTTGATTACTTCAGGGCTGTGATAAAGGAATAG
- a CDS encoding galactitol-1-phosphate 5-dehydrogenase, which yields MKNTMMACNLHGIGDLRYEEVPMPKLEKDEVLLEIKAAGICGSDIPRVFEKGTYHFPTIPGHEFAGTIVQVNPGDESLIGKAAAVFPLIPCGKCEACQIGEYAQCHDYDYYGSRRDGAFAEYIAVKKWNLVFVPESVSLEHAAMCEPCAVAIHALSQVGIGLGDTVAIFGAGTIGLLAAQIAKGWGASQVVLADVDKAKLDFARELGFTHIIDSKTVDPAEYIKSITANRGADAALEAAGVSATVEACLKSVKTFGKVALMGNPAKNMDISQKAYWEILRKQLTLKGTWNSGYNDAHNDWRLAIKCMENGVFDLSKLITHRFSLAECGKAFDLARKREEFWVKIMFVNKEQQ from the coding sequence ATGAAAAACACCATGATGGCCTGCAATCTTCACGGCATTGGAGATCTGCGTTATGAAGAAGTGCCAATGCCGAAGCTTGAAAAAGATGAAGTATTGCTGGAGATAAAAGCAGCGGGCATCTGCGGCTCGGACATACCCAGGGTCTTTGAAAAAGGAACCTACCACTTCCCCACCATACCGGGCCATGAATTTGCAGGGACAATAGTGCAGGTCAACCCTGGGGACGAAAGCCTCATAGGAAAGGCGGCGGCGGTATTCCCCCTCATCCCCTGCGGGAAATGCGAAGCCTGCCAGATTGGCGAGTATGCCCAGTGCCATGATTACGATTACTACGGTTCGAGGCGCGATGGCGCTTTTGCGGAATATATCGCCGTTAAAAAGTGGAACCTTGTTTTTGTGCCGGAAAGCGTCTCCCTTGAGCATGCTGCCATGTGCGAACCCTGCGCAGTGGCTATCCATGCCTTAAGCCAGGTAGGCATAGGCTTGGGCGACACAGTCGCGATTTTTGGGGCAGGGACCATAGGCCTCCTGGCTGCCCAGATTGCCAAGGGCTGGGGCGCGAGCCAGGTGGTGCTGGCGGATGTGGACAAGGCCAAGCTTGATTTTGCCCGCGAACTGGGCTTTACCCACATAATTGACAGTAAAACTGTTGATCCCGCCGAGTACATTAAAAGCATTACTGCGAACCGGGGGGCGGACGCAGCCCTAGAAGCCGCAGGGGTTTCCGCTACAGTGGAAGCATGCCTTAAATCAGTCAAAACCTTTGGGAAGGTTGCCTTGATGGGGAATCCGGCGAAAAATATGGATATCAGCCAGAAGGCCTACTGGGAAATATTAAGGAAGCAGCTTACCCTGAAAGGGACCTGGAATTCAGGGTATAATGATGCCCACAATGACTGGCGGCTTGCAATCAAGTGCATGGAGAACGGTGTTTTCGATCTTTCAAAATTGATAACCCACCGTTTCAGCCTTGCTGAATGCGGCAAGGCTTTTGACCTTGCCCGAAAGCGGGAAGAATTTTGGGTTAAAATTATGTTTGTGAACAAGGAGCAGCAATGA
- a CDS encoding zinc-dependent dehydrogenase — translation MKAAVYLDKDKMEVKEVPTPKPDADSILVKVRACAVCGSDIRIFHHGNSRVKPPQILGHEAAGEVVEAGANVTRFKKGDRVAIGADVPCGECPFCEAGIGNNCQINYAMGYQFAGSFAEYVLLNKTVVNYGPVHKIPANLGWDEAALAEPLACVLNAVELTNIRLGDTVVIIGAGPIGCMIIPIAYMSGASKVIVVQRSRPRLENARKFNADAYICSSEEDAISRVLEETGGLGADVIFTANPSPQSHADSLKMAKNRARINFFGGLPAGSTVTLDTNIIHYKELIVCGAHGSLPRHHQQALDLIAAGRPDIKPFISHHFALDDINEAFATAEGHKGMRVVVQPWGA, via the coding sequence ATGAAAGCAGCAGTGTATCTCGACAAAGATAAAATGGAAGTAAAGGAAGTCCCCACGCCAAAGCCCGATGCAGACAGCATACTGGTAAAGGTGAGGGCCTGCGCGGTCTGCGGTTCGGACATACGCATATTCCACCATGGCAATTCCCGGGTAAAGCCCCCTCAAATCCTGGGCCACGAGGCAGCCGGCGAGGTTGTCGAGGCCGGGGCCAATGTGACCCGCTTTAAAAAAGGCGACAGGGTCGCCATTGGTGCGGATGTACCCTGCGGCGAGTGCCCTTTCTGCGAAGCGGGAATAGGCAACAACTGCCAGATAAATTACGCCATGGGCTATCAATTTGCAGGCAGCTTTGCAGAATATGTGCTCCTCAATAAAACAGTGGTCAACTACGGCCCGGTGCATAAAATACCCGCCAATCTGGGCTGGGACGAAGCAGCCCTGGCCGAACCTCTTGCCTGCGTGCTTAACGCGGTAGAACTCACCAATATACGCCTGGGCGACACGGTGGTCATAATCGGCGCAGGTCCAATAGGCTGCATGATCATCCCCATCGCCTATATGTCGGGGGCTTCAAAAGTAATTGTAGTGCAGCGTTCCCGCCCCCGGCTCGAAAACGCCCGGAAGTTCAATGCCGATGCCTATATCTGTTCAAGCGAAGAAGACGCCATCAGCCGGGTGCTCGAAGAAACCGGGGGCCTTGGCGCGGATGTTATTTTTACTGCGAATCCTTCGCCTCAGTCCCATGCGGATTCCCTCAAGATGGCAAAGAACCGCGCGCGTATCAACTTTTTCGGCGGCCTCCCAGCCGGCAGCACTGTTACGCTTGATACCAATATCATTCATTATAAAGAGCTCATAGTATGCGGTGCCCACGGTTCCCTGCCCCGGCACCACCAGCAGGCACTGGATCTCATCGCCGCAGGAAGGCCCGACATCAAGCCCTTCATCTCTCATCATTTTGCCCTGGATGATATTAACGAAGCTTTTGCAACCGCCGAAGGGCACAAGGGCATGCGGGTAGTTGTCCAGCCCTGGGGAGCCTAG